A window of the Cuculus canorus isolate bCucCan1 chromosome 3, bCucCan1.pri, whole genome shotgun sequence genome harbors these coding sequences:
- the MANEA gene encoding glycoprotein endo-alpha-1,2-mannosidase isoform X2, protein MARFRRRTCIILLLFILFICSIMMALKTLRPDRAGFGDPFGLGLLPELQQRAVLLDNKQNSLNRVQGDTVTRVSNLHGVAVNTMKASMPSVNKLEEELSSPNYNFHIFYYSWFGNPQFDGKYVHWNHPLLPHWDPKIANNYPKGRHNPPDDIGSNFYPELGSYSSKDPSVIEAHMKQMRSASTGVIALSWYPPGMADENGEPTDDLVPVILDYAHKYNLKITFHIEPYKDRDDRSMYHNVKYIIDKYGGHPAFYRHKTSTGRFLPMFYVYDSYVTIPEIWANLLTVSGSQTIRNTPYDALFIALLVEERHKHDIHRSGFDGMYTYFATNGFSYGSSHHNWASLKAFCDSNNLMFIPSVGPGYIDTSIRPWNNHNTRNRVNGKYYETAFSAALLVRPEIISITSFNEWHEGTQIEKAVPKRTEQVVYLDYKPHKPNVYLELTQKWSEKYRKEQEQWLM, encoded by the exons ATGGCAAGATTTCGCAGAAGAACATGCatcattttgttgctgtttattttgtttatttgctccATAATGATGGCTTTGAAGACTCTAAGACCTGACAGAGCTGGCTTTGGGGATCCATTTGGACTTGGTTTGTTGCCTGAGCTTCAACAACGGGCAGTGCTCTTAGACAATAAACAGAACTCACTAAATAGGGTTCAAGGAGATACTGTAACGCGTGTCAGTAACTTGCATGGTGTCGCAGTCAATACTATGAAAGCATCTATGCCTTCTGTAAACAAGCTGGAAGAAGAGCTGTCTTCTCCTAATTACAACTTTCATATATTCTACTATAGCTGGTTTGGGAATCCACAGTTTGATGGTAAATATGTTCACTGGAACCATCCATTGTTGCCACATTGGGATCCCAAAATTGCAAACAATTATCCAAAGGGAAGGCATAATCCTCCTGATGACATTGGGTCCAACTTTTATCCTGAACTCggatcatacagttccaaagACCCTTCTGTCATAGAAGCCCACATGAAACAAATGCGTTCAGCTTCAACTG gTGTAATAGCACTTTCATGGTACCCACCAGGTATGGCTGATGAAAATGGAGAACCAACTGATGATTTGGTGCCTGTTATTCTGGATTATGCACACAAATATAATCTAaag aTCACTTTTCATATTGAACCCTACAAAGATAGAGATGATCGCAGTATGTACCACAATGTCAAATACATCATTGACAA ATATGGAGGCCATCCAGCCTTTTACAGGCATAAGACCAGCACAGGCAGATTTCTTCCCATGTTTTATGTTTATGATTCTTATGTAACAATTCCTGAAATATGGGCAAATCTATTAACTGTTTCTGGATCCCAGACTATTCGAAATACCCCATATGATGCATTATTCATTGCACTTCTTGTAGAAGAAAGACATAAGCATGACATTCACAGAAGTGGCTTTGATGGGATGTACACGTACTTTGCCACCAATGGCTTCTCCTATGGCTCCTCTCATCATAACTGGGCAAGTTTAAAAGCCTTTTGTGATAGTAACAACTTAATGTTTATTCCAAGTGTGGGGCCAGGGTATATTGATACAAGTATCCGACCGTGGAACAACCACAACACCCGTAATCGTGTCAATGGGAAGTATTATGAGACTGCCTTCAGTGCAGCCCTTTTGGTGCgaccagaaattatttctattacaTCTTTTAATGAATGGCATGAGGGAACTCAGATAGAAAAAGCTGTCCCCAAACGGACTGAACAGGTGGTTTACCTTGATTATAAACCACATAAACCAAATGTTTACCTAGAGCTTACTCAGAAGTGGTCTGAGAAgtacagaaaagaacaagaacagTGGCTTATGTAA
- the MANEA gene encoding glycoprotein endo-alpha-1,2-mannosidase isoform X1, whose translation MNQLSCSQNPSVWTLNYDIMARFRRRTCIILLLFILFICSIMMALKTLRPDRAGFGDPFGLGLLPELQQRAVLLDNKQNSLNRVQGDTVTRVSNLHGVAVNTMKASMPSVNKLEEELSSPNYNFHIFYYSWFGNPQFDGKYVHWNHPLLPHWDPKIANNYPKGRHNPPDDIGSNFYPELGSYSSKDPSVIEAHMKQMRSASTGVIALSWYPPGMADENGEPTDDLVPVILDYAHKYNLKITFHIEPYKDRDDRSMYHNVKYIIDKYGGHPAFYRHKTSTGRFLPMFYVYDSYVTIPEIWANLLTVSGSQTIRNTPYDALFIALLVEERHKHDIHRSGFDGMYTYFATNGFSYGSSHHNWASLKAFCDSNNLMFIPSVGPGYIDTSIRPWNNHNTRNRVNGKYYETAFSAALLVRPEIISITSFNEWHEGTQIEKAVPKRTEQVVYLDYKPHKPNVYLELTQKWSEKYRKEQEQWLM comes from the exons ATGAATCAATTAAG CTGCAGCCAAAATCCTTCTGTTTGGACTCTGAACTATGACATCATGGCAAGATTTCGCAGAAGAACATGCatcattttgttgctgtttattttgtttatttgctccATAATGATGGCTTTGAAGACTCTAAGACCTGACAGAGCTGGCTTTGGGGATCCATTTGGACTTGGTTTGTTGCCTGAGCTTCAACAACGGGCAGTGCTCTTAGACAATAAACAGAACTCACTAAATAGGGTTCAAGGAGATACTGTAACGCGTGTCAGTAACTTGCATGGTGTCGCAGTCAATACTATGAAAGCATCTATGCCTTCTGTAAACAAGCTGGAAGAAGAGCTGTCTTCTCCTAATTACAACTTTCATATATTCTACTATAGCTGGTTTGGGAATCCACAGTTTGATGGTAAATATGTTCACTGGAACCATCCATTGTTGCCACATTGGGATCCCAAAATTGCAAACAATTATCCAAAGGGAAGGCATAATCCTCCTGATGACATTGGGTCCAACTTTTATCCTGAACTCggatcatacagttccaaagACCCTTCTGTCATAGAAGCCCACATGAAACAAATGCGTTCAGCTTCAACTG gTGTAATAGCACTTTCATGGTACCCACCAGGTATGGCTGATGAAAATGGAGAACCAACTGATGATTTGGTGCCTGTTATTCTGGATTATGCACACAAATATAATCTAaag aTCACTTTTCATATTGAACCCTACAAAGATAGAGATGATCGCAGTATGTACCACAATGTCAAATACATCATTGACAA ATATGGAGGCCATCCAGCCTTTTACAGGCATAAGACCAGCACAGGCAGATTTCTTCCCATGTTTTATGTTTATGATTCTTATGTAACAATTCCTGAAATATGGGCAAATCTATTAACTGTTTCTGGATCCCAGACTATTCGAAATACCCCATATGATGCATTATTCATTGCACTTCTTGTAGAAGAAAGACATAAGCATGACATTCACAGAAGTGGCTTTGATGGGATGTACACGTACTTTGCCACCAATGGCTTCTCCTATGGCTCCTCTCATCATAACTGGGCAAGTTTAAAAGCCTTTTGTGATAGTAACAACTTAATGTTTATTCCAAGTGTGGGGCCAGGGTATATTGATACAAGTATCCGACCGTGGAACAACCACAACACCCGTAATCGTGTCAATGGGAAGTATTATGAGACTGCCTTCAGTGCAGCCCTTTTGGTGCgaccagaaattatttctattacaTCTTTTAATGAATGGCATGAGGGAACTCAGATAGAAAAAGCTGTCCCCAAACGGACTGAACAGGTGGTTTACCTTGATTATAAACCACATAAACCAAATGTTTACCTAGAGCTTACTCAGAAGTGGTCTGAGAAgtacagaaaagaacaagaacagTGGCTTATGTAA